Proteins encoded in a region of the Quercus lobata isolate SW786 chromosome 8, ValleyOak3.0 Primary Assembly, whole genome shotgun sequence genome:
- the LOC115957280 gene encoding E3 ubiquitin-protein ligase RMA1H1-like: MAIEQYFEGTMTQTDSFGEDKWKSVSDTIPDSENNASSGFDCSICLELVQDPVVTLCGHLYCWPCIYKWLHSQNASTEDEEQQQQCPVCKAEISQSSLVPLYGKGQTTKLSKTKAPNLGIVIPRRPLGPACWVGTPRSTSPTRSPHQTEQLYHGNYSYQSQLYQPNSGGYTASSMTPGGTVTNLLDPMIGVFGEMVYARVFGNTMTNLYTYPNSYNLAGSNSPRVRRHVMQADRSLNRICFFLFCCLILCLLLF, translated from the coding sequence ATGGCCATAGAACAGTACTTCGAGGGGACCATGACTCAAACTGATTCCTTTGGCGAAGATAAGTGGAAATCTGTGTCGGATACAATCCCAGATTCCGAAAATAATGCTTCCAGTGGCTTTGACTGCAGCATCTGTCTTGAACTTGTGCAAGATCCAGTGGTTACACTCTGTGGTCACCTTTACTGTTGGCCTTGCATTTACAAGTGGCTTCATTCCCAGAATGCATCCACTGAAGACGAAGAGCAGCAACAGCAGTGTCCCGTATGCAAAGCTGAAATCTCTCAATCTTCCCTAGTCCCACTTTATGGCAAGGGCCAAACCACAAAGCTTTCTAAAACCAAGGCCCCCAATCTTGGTATAGTCATTCCTCGAAGACCTCTTGGTCCTGCTTGTTGGGTTGGTACGCCAAGATCAACTAGCCCAACAAGAAGTCCCCACCAAACTGAGCAACTTTATCATGGGAATTATTCATATCAATCTCAACTATACCAACCCAACTCAGGGGGTTATACTGCTTCATCCATGACTCCAGGTGGTACGGTGACAAATTTGCTCGATCCAATGATTGGTGTGTTCGGAGAAATGGTTTATGCAAGGGTGTTTGGAAACACCATGACAAATTTATATACCTATCCAAATTCATACAATCTTGCAGGGAGCAATAGTCCAAGGGTCAGAAGGCATGTAATGCAGGCTGATAGGTCACTCAACAGAATCTGTTTTTTCCTCTTCTGTTGCTTAATTCTGTGTCTACTTTTGTTCTGA